In the Flagellimonas sp. MMG031 genome, one interval contains:
- the lptB gene encoding LPS export ABC transporter ATP-binding protein, with product MKLRAENIMKAYRGRKVVKGISLEVNQGEIVGLLGPNGAGKTTSFYMIVGLIKPNGGHIYLDGMDITSFPMYKRAQHGIGYLAQEASVFRKLSIEKNILSVLQLTKLSKKEQHMKMESLIDEFGLGHIRKNRGDLLSGGERRRTEIARALATDPKFILLDEPFAGVDPVAVEDIQRIVAQLKNKNIGILITDHNVQETLAITERSYLMFEGGILKAGVPEELAVDEMVRKVYLGQNFELRKKKLDF from the coding sequence ATGAAGCTACGCGCAGAAAATATCATGAAGGCCTACCGCGGCCGAAAAGTTGTCAAGGGCATTTCCCTAGAGGTCAATCAAGGTGAAATCGTTGGACTTTTGGGTCCCAATGGGGCAGGAAAGACCACCTCTTTCTATATGATCGTAGGATTGATCAAACCCAATGGCGGCCATATTTACCTTGATGGCATGGACATTACCAGTTTTCCCATGTACAAAAGGGCACAGCATGGCATAGGCTATTTGGCGCAGGAAGCATCGGTTTTTCGAAAACTGAGCATCGAAAAAAATATTCTTAGCGTTTTGCAGCTCACCAAATTGAGCAAAAAAGAGCAGCACATGAAAATGGAGTCCCTTATCGATGAGTTTGGTTTGGGACACATCCGTAAAAACCGCGGGGATTTGCTTTCCGGCGGGGAACGCCGTCGTACCGAAATCGCGAGAGCCCTGGCCACGGACCCAAAATTTATTTTGTTGGATGAACCTTTTGCCGGGGTAGACCCTGTTGCCGTAGAGGACATTCAGCGTATTGTAGCGCAATTAAAGAACAAGAACATCGGTATTTTGATTACCGACCATAATGTACAGGAAACCTTGGCCATTACCGAACGTTCCTATTTGATGTTCGAAGGTGGTATCCTAAAGGCAGGTGTACCCGAAGAACTCGCCGTGGATGAGATGGTACGTAAAGTGTATTTGGGCCAAAACTTTGAGCTGCGCAAAAAGAAGCTCGATTTTTAG
- a CDS encoding PH domain-containing protein, whose amino-acid sequence MEEEKLLSNQEGNKVVYPSKVGWELLLPIIIIYGFLIANSFDKASLLGFTILIGSLILLVVLFYSISYEVTREVLTVISFFFIKKNILIKDITRIVESNNPISSPAASLDRLEVYYGKYSSVIISPKDKMGFIAHLKRLSPSIQVELKKKK is encoded by the coding sequence ATGGAGGAGGAAAAACTGCTTAGCAATCAGGAAGGGAATAAAGTTGTTTATCCATCCAAAGTGGGTTGGGAGCTTTTATTGCCCATCATCATAATTTACGGTTTTTTGATAGCCAATTCTTTTGATAAAGCCAGTCTATTGGGGTTCACCATATTAATAGGAAGCTTAATTTTATTGGTAGTACTTTTTTATTCCATTTCCTATGAGGTGACCAGAGAAGTCCTAACGGTAATTTCGTTTTTCTTTATCAAAAAAAACATTCTAATTAAAGATATCACTAGGATAGTGGAGTCGAACAACCCCATAAGTTCGCCAGCAGCCTCTTTGGACCGATTGGAGGTGTATTATGGCAAATACAGCAGTGTCATTATCTCCCCGAAAGATAAAATGGGGTTCATTGCGCATCTGAAGCGCCTTTCTCCATCCATTCAAGTGGAGCTAAAAAAGAAGAAATAG
- a CDS encoding CDP-alcohol phosphatidyltransferase family protein has product MKSYIPNFLTLLNVMSGCIATVFAVLNHLEWAALFVFIGIFFDFFDGLAARALNVQSEIGVQLDSLADVITSGLVPGVVMFQLLSMAERGGWNLGFIGHDADITLLPFVGFAITLASAYRLAKFNVDENQVSSFVGLPTPANALLILSLPMILLYHNNEALNNIILNPWFLVILTVVSSYLLNSPIKLFALKFKNWSFKENGIRYLFIIGSLVLLLTLRFLAIPVIVFVYILMSLIDGGGKTA; this is encoded by the coding sequence ATGAAGTCCTATATTCCCAATTTCCTGACCTTGCTCAACGTGATGAGCGGTTGTATTGCCACGGTATTTGCAGTGCTCAATCATTTGGAGTGGGCCGCATTGTTCGTGTTTATCGGGATTTTCTTTGATTTTTTTGATGGATTGGCTGCACGGGCCTTGAATGTACAGAGCGAGATCGGTGTACAACTCGATTCCTTGGCGGATGTGATTACCAGCGGTTTGGTGCCCGGAGTAGTTATGTTCCAATTGTTGAGCATGGCGGAACGGGGCGGATGGAACCTTGGGTTTATTGGTCATGATGCCGATATTACCCTACTGCCCTTTGTGGGCTTTGCCATAACCCTGGCTTCGGCCTACCGTTTGGCCAAATTTAATGTGGACGAAAATCAGGTTTCGTCTTTTGTGGGACTGCCGACACCTGCCAATGCGCTTTTGATCCTGTCTTTGCCCATGATACTCTTGTACCACAACAATGAAGCGTTGAACAACATCATACTCAACCCATGGTTTTTGGTGATTTTGACAGTGGTGAGTTCGTATCTGCTCAATTCGCCCATTAAATTGTTCGCCCTCAAGTTCAAAAATTGGAGCTTTAAGGAGAATGGAATTCGTTATTTGTTCATCATCGGGAGCTTGGTGTTACTGCTGACTCTTCGTTTTTTGGCGATTCCGGTGATTGTTTTCGTGTATATTTTGATGTCATTGATCGATGGAGGAGGAAAAACTGCTTAG
- a CDS encoding DUF4105 domain-containing protein — translation MNRKLQLLVFFFALGNFLFSQTPTLTENAKVSVITCASGDALYSAFGHTAFRVQDTALGIDVVYNYGTFDFEQPNFYLNFTKGKMIYSLSRRSFEAFLYEYELEKRWVKEQILDLTVAQRNQLLLFFEENYLPENRDYLYDPLLNNCSSITGDILKEQFGEAIVFDGSHLEKQYTFRQLVRQFMPVNTWSMFGIDLAFGSPVDRKATVQEHMFLPYYTMEQLRHTTFNGKPIVQRERTILDYNEHLQRGFFPLSPLFWFILLLAFTGIITYFDFKHKARSRWLDFSLLFITGLAGTFLFLLWVAADHTSTPYNYNILWAFPINLIVSFTLLFQDKVPQWSPKYFMFALGLMAIMLLLWILKVQIFSPVLIPLLLTLAIRYVYLIRYSKL, via the coding sequence ATGAATCGAAAACTCCAACTTTTAGTATTTTTCTTTGCACTAGGGAATTTCCTTTTTTCCCAAACACCTACACTTACGGAAAATGCAAAAGTAAGCGTGATCACTTGCGCTTCGGGGGACGCACTGTACTCTGCTTTTGGGCACACCGCATTTCGGGTGCAGGACACGGCCTTGGGCATCGATGTGGTATACAACTACGGTACGTTTGATTTTGAACAACCCAATTTTTACCTCAACTTTACCAAAGGTAAAATGATTTATTCCCTTTCCCGCAGGAGTTTTGAGGCGTTCCTCTACGAATATGAACTTGAAAAAAGATGGGTAAAGGAACAGATTTTGGATTTGACCGTAGCGCAGCGCAATCAGCTTCTCCTGTTTTTTGAGGAAAACTATTTGCCTGAAAACCGGGATTATCTCTACGACCCCCTGCTGAACAATTGCTCCAGCATCACGGGCGATATTTTAAAGGAACAGTTTGGGGAAGCCATCGTTTTTGACGGCTCCCATTTGGAAAAGCAATACACCTTTAGGCAGTTGGTGCGGCAATTTATGCCCGTGAACACTTGGTCCATGTTCGGAATCGACTTGGCCTTTGGGTCACCCGTAGACCGAAAGGCCACCGTTCAGGAGCATATGTTTTTGCCCTACTATACGATGGAGCAGTTGCGGCACACCACTTTTAATGGCAAGCCCATTGTGCAAAGGGAACGCACCATTTTGGATTACAACGAACATTTACAAAGGGGATTTTTTCCCTTGTCTCCCTTGTTTTGGTTTATCTTATTGCTGGCATTCACGGGCATCATCACCTATTTTGATTTTAAACACAAGGCGCGCAGTCGGTGGCTGGACTTTTCACTCTTGTTCATTACCGGATTGGCAGGCACCTTTTTGTTTCTGCTTTGGGTGGCTGCGGACCATACCTCCACCCCCTATAATTACAATATTTTATGGGCGTTTCCTATCAACCTAATAGTCTCTTTCACCCTATTGTTTCAAGATAAGGTTCCGCAATGGAGCCCAAAATATTTTATGTTCGCTCTTGGGTTGATGGCTATTATGCTCCTCCTTTGGATACTAAAGGTGCAGATTTTTTCTCCCGTACTGATTCCGTTACTTTTGACCCTGGCCATACGATACGTGTACCTCATCAGGTATTCCAAATTGTAA
- a CDS encoding ABC-F family ATP-binding cassette domain-containing protein, translating into MNLLTVENISKSYGELVLFSDISFGINKDQKIALIAKNGSGKTSILNIMSGKDTSETGQVTTRKGIKISFLEQEPDLNPNLTIEQTIFTTDNEILKVIAAYEKAVENPDNTTQYQKAFEAMERLNAWDFETQYKQILFQLQLSDLNAKVSTLSGGQKKRLALANALLNKPDLLILDEPTNHLDLEMIEWLEAYFAKESITLFMVTHDRYFLDRVCNEILELDNNQLYTYKGNYSYYLNEKEARMEREAVEQQKTKMLYKKELEWMRRQPKARTTKSKSRIDDFAEIKQRAHQRRKDHEVQLELNMERLGSKILELHNISKSYGDKTILNKFDYNFTKGERVGIIGKNGTGKSTFLNIITQQESVEGGKVVVGDTVKFGYYTQKGIPDKEGQKVIDVIREFGDYIPLKKGRQISAQQLLERFLFDRKKQYDFVEKLSGGERKRLYLCTVLIQNPNFLILDEPTNDLDIVTLNVLESFLLDFPGCLIVVSHDRYFMDKIVDHLFVFRGEGIIEDFPGNYSDYRVYESSKVIEERENKTTTSEKTENNWRDTSGGKLSYSEQKEYKQLEKDIQKLEEKKVGLQHKFTDPDLDGDAIAKLSIELKEITDAIEEKTERWFELSSILEG; encoded by the coding sequence ATGAATCTACTCACGGTCGAAAACATATCAAAATCCTATGGAGAGCTGGTGCTCTTCTCGGACATTTCCTTTGGAATCAACAAAGACCAAAAAATAGCCCTTATCGCCAAAAATGGGAGCGGAAAAACATCCATTCTCAATATCATGTCGGGGAAGGACACCTCCGAAACGGGACAGGTCACCACTCGAAAAGGCATCAAAATCTCTTTTTTGGAACAGGAACCCGACCTGAACCCGAATTTGACCATTGAGCAGACCATTTTTACCACCGACAACGAAATCCTGAAGGTAATCGCCGCTTATGAGAAGGCAGTGGAGAACCCGGACAACACCACCCAATACCAAAAGGCCTTTGAGGCCATGGAGCGACTTAATGCCTGGGATTTTGAAACACAGTACAAACAAATTCTTTTCCAGTTGCAGCTTTCTGACCTTAATGCGAAGGTAAGCACCCTTTCCGGAGGGCAAAAAAAGCGATTGGCACTGGCCAATGCGCTGCTCAACAAACCCGACCTATTGATTCTGGACGAGCCGACCAACCATCTGGACCTTGAAATGATCGAATGGTTGGAAGCCTATTTTGCCAAGGAAAGCATTACCCTTTTTATGGTAACCCACGACCGCTATTTTTTGGATAGGGTGTGCAACGAAATATTGGAACTGGACAACAACCAACTCTACACCTACAAAGGCAACTATTCCTACTATTTGAACGAAAAGGAGGCACGCATGGAACGTGAGGCCGTGGAGCAGCAAAAGACCAAAATGCTGTACAAAAAAGAGTTGGAATGGATGCGAAGACAACCCAAAGCACGTACCACCAAGTCCAAATCGCGTATTGATGACTTTGCCGAAATCAAACAACGGGCCCATCAACGTCGCAAGGACCACGAAGTGCAGTTAGAACTGAACATGGAACGTCTGGGAAGCAAGATTTTGGAGCTTCACAATATCTCCAAATCCTACGGGGACAAAACCATTCTGAACAAGTTCGATTACAATTTCACCAAAGGTGAACGTGTGGGCATTATCGGAAAAAATGGAACAGGGAAATCCACCTTTTTGAATATCATTACCCAACAGGAAAGTGTGGAAGGTGGTAAAGTGGTGGTCGGGGACACCGTAAAATTTGGCTACTACACCCAAAAGGGAATTCCCGATAAAGAAGGTCAAAAAGTAATCGATGTCATCCGTGAGTTCGGCGATTACATCCCTTTAAAAAAGGGCAGGCAAATCTCCGCGCAGCAATTGTTGGAGCGTTTTCTGTTCGATAGGAAAAAACAATACGATTTTGTGGAAAAACTGAGTGGCGGGGAGCGCAAGCGGCTTTACTTGTGTACCGTGCTCATTCAAAATCCCAACTTTTTGATTCTGGATGAACCCACCAACGATTTGGACATTGTTACCCTGAATGTGCTCGAAAGCTTTTTGTTGGATTTTCCCGGCTGCTTGATCGTGGTCTCCCACGACCGCTATTTTATGGACAAAATCGTAGACCACCTATTTGTATTTCGGGGAGAGGGCATTATAGAGGATTTCCCAGGAAATTACTCGGATTACAGGGTGTACGAGAGCAGCAAGGTCATCGAAGAACGGGAAAACAAGACCACTACCTCCGAAAAGACCGAAAATAATTGGCGGGACACCAGCGGTGGCAAACTTTCCTATTCCGAGCAAAAGGAGTACAAGCAGTTGGAAAAGGACATTCAAAAACTGGAAGAAAAGAAAGTGGGTTTACAGCACAAGTTCACCGACCCCGATTTGGACGGCGATGCCATTGCCAAACTCTCCATCGAGCTCAAAGAAATTACCGATGCCATAGAGGAAAAAACGGAACGCTGGTTCGAGCTTTCTTCCATTTTAGAAGGATAG
- a CDS encoding cob(I)yrinic acid a,c-diamide adenosyltransferase — translation MKIYTKTGDKGTTALFTGTRVPKHHARIESYGTMDELNSHLGLLRDQNIDEHSKKTLTMIQEKLFTVGSILATEPKKDNRLKIPRISSEDIEFLEQEMDSMNEELPEMTHFILPGGHTTVSYCHIARTVCRRGERMISYLHENEPVPDNVLSYINRLSDYLFVLARKLSKDLKAQEVKWIPEKLD, via the coding sequence ATGAAGATATACACCAAGACTGGCGACAAGGGCACCACAGCATTATTTACCGGAACCCGAGTACCCAAGCACCACGCCCGTATAGAAAGTTACGGTACCATGGATGAGCTCAACTCTCATTTGGGTTTGCTTCGCGATCAGAATATCGACGAACATTCCAAAAAAACACTCACCATGATCCAAGAAAAGCTATTTACCGTCGGTTCCATATTGGCCACGGAGCCCAAAAAGGACAATAGATTAAAGATACCTCGCATTAGTTCAGAAGATATTGAGTTTTTGGAGCAAGAAATGGATAGCATGAACGAAGAACTACCAGAAATGACACATTTTATCCTTCCCGGTGGCCACACCACCGTGTCATACTGTCATATCGCCAGGACCGTTTGCCGTCGAGGCGAGCGAATGATTTCCTATCTGCATGAAAATGAACCGGTTCCAGATAACGTTTTGTCGTACATCAACCGACTTTCGGATTATTTGTTCGTACTGGCACGCAAGTTGTCAAAGGATTTGAAAGCCCAAGAGGTCAAATGGATTCCAGAGAAGTTGGACTGA
- a CDS encoding DUF2795 domain-containing protein, which produces MYWTLELASYLSDAPWPATKDELIDYAIRTGAPLEVVENLQSMEEEGGEIYESIEEIWPDYPTEEDYLWNEDEY; this is translated from the coding sequence ATGTACTGGACTTTAGAATTAGCTTCATATTTAAGTGATGCGCCTTGGCCAGCAACCAAAGACGAGCTGATAGATTACGCCATTCGTACAGGAGCACCGTTGGAAGTTGTAGAGAATTTACAATCTATGGAAGAAGAAGGTGGCGAAATATACGAGTCGATTGAAGAAATCTGGCCCGACTATCCTACCGAGGAAGATTACCTCTGGAACGAGGATGAATATTAG
- the secA gene encoding preprotein translocase subunit SecA, whose protein sequence is MSFINSVLKVFVGDKSEKDVKSLQPLVKEIKSFEQQLEGLSHDELRQKTAEFKARIAEDCKEINDKIAELQAEVENSNDIDRNEEIYSEIDKLNEEAYKISEKTLNDILPEAFAVVKETAKRFAANETLTVTASEFDRMLSGDKDYVTLEGDKAVWQNSWDAAGKEVTWDMVHYDVQLIGGIALHQGKIAEMQTGEGKTLVATLPLYLNALAGKGAHLVTVNDYLAKRDSAWMAPIFEFHGLSVDCIDKHRPNSDGRRAAYNADITYGTNNEFGFDYLRDNMAHTPDDLVQRPHHYAIVDEVDSVLIDDARTPLIISGPVPEGDRHEFNELKPQVADIVQKQRQHLTGVLAEAKKLIKEGNTKEGGFLLLRVHRGLPKNKALIKFLSEEGVKQLLQKTENFYMQDNNREMPKVDEDLLFVIDEKNNQIELTDKGVEYISDDQDKEFFVMPDIGSEIAKIENQGLEIEKEAELKEELFKDFAVKSERIHTMTQLLKAYTLFEKDVEYVVMNNKVMIVDEQTGRIMDGRRYSDGLHQAIEAKENVKIEAMTQTFATITLQNYFRMYNKLSGMTGTAVTEAGEFWEIYELDVMEIPTNRPIARDDRHDLIYKTKREKYNAIIDEVTKLSQAGRPVLIGTTSVEISELLSKLLSVRKVPHNVLNAKLHKKEADIVAEAGKAGVVTIATNMAGRGTDIKLSPEVKEAGGLAIIGTERHDSRRVDRQLRGRSGRQGDPGSSQFYVSLEDNLMRLFGSDRVAKMMDRMGLEEGEVIQHSMMTKSIERAQKKVEENNFGIRKRLLEYDDVMNAQREVIYKRRRHALEGERLKVDIANMIYDTCEAIAETNKMADDFKNFEFELIKYFSITSPISEEEFKRMSFQQIAMKINDEAYAFYKQKMERSASVAFQVIKKVYEDESNKFERIVVPFTDGIKSLNVVTNLEKAYNTNGKQLITDFEKNITLAIIDDSWKTHLRKMDELKQSVQLAVHEQKDPLLIYKFEAFELFKEMMDKVNREVISFLFKGELPSENTNQIQEARAARRPKENLQTTKEEIPNSDELAAQNRAAGQTQGQRPQVTETIVREKPKIGRNERVTIKNVMSGESKTVKYKQAEPLIDKGEWVLVND, encoded by the coding sequence ATGAGTTTTATTAATTCCGTACTAAAGGTATTTGTAGGAGACAAATCGGAGAAGGATGTGAAATCCCTGCAACCTTTGGTGAAAGAAATCAAATCCTTTGAGCAGCAGCTGGAAGGATTGTCACATGACGAACTGAGACAGAAAACAGCCGAATTCAAGGCCCGAATAGCCGAAGATTGCAAAGAAATCAATGACAAAATAGCCGAGTTACAGGCAGAGGTCGAAAACTCCAACGATATTGACCGGAACGAGGAGATTTATTCCGAAATCGATAAACTCAACGAGGAAGCCTACAAAATTTCGGAAAAAACCCTGAACGATATACTTCCAGAAGCCTTTGCCGTGGTCAAGGAAACCGCAAAACGATTTGCGGCCAACGAAACCCTAACGGTCACTGCAAGCGAATTTGATCGTATGCTATCCGGTGATAAGGATTACGTGACCTTGGAAGGCGATAAAGCAGTTTGGCAAAACTCATGGGATGCCGCAGGCAAGGAAGTGACCTGGGACATGGTGCATTACGATGTTCAGCTGATCGGTGGTATAGCCCTGCACCAAGGAAAAATTGCCGAAATGCAAACAGGTGAGGGTAAAACATTGGTAGCCACCCTCCCACTCTATTTGAACGCTTTGGCTGGGAAAGGCGCCCACCTGGTAACGGTAAACGATTACCTCGCCAAAAGGGACAGCGCTTGGATGGCCCCTATTTTTGAGTTCCATGGGCTTTCCGTGGACTGCATCGATAAGCACCGACCCAATTCCGATGGAAGAAGGGCCGCCTACAATGCCGATATTACCTACGGTACCAACAACGAGTTTGGTTTTGATTATCTGAGGGACAACATGGCCCACACTCCAGATGATCTAGTGCAACGTCCACACCATTACGCCATCGTGGATGAGGTGGATTCGGTTTTGATCGATGATGCCCGTACCCCTTTGATCATCTCGGGTCCGGTTCCAGAAGGTGACCGACATGAGTTCAATGAGCTAAAGCCCCAAGTTGCCGACATTGTACAAAAGCAACGCCAGCACCTGACAGGCGTATTGGCCGAGGCCAAAAAATTGATCAAGGAAGGCAACACCAAAGAAGGAGGCTTTCTTTTACTTCGCGTGCACCGTGGATTACCCAAAAACAAAGCACTCATCAAGTTTTTGAGCGAAGAGGGCGTAAAGCAACTGCTTCAAAAGACCGAAAACTTTTATATGCAGGACAACAATAGGGAAATGCCGAAAGTGGACGAGGACCTATTGTTCGTTATCGATGAAAAGAACAACCAAATAGAGTTGACCGACAAAGGGGTGGAATACATCTCCGATGATCAGGACAAGGAATTCTTTGTGATGCCCGATATTGGAAGTGAGATTGCAAAAATCGAGAACCAAGGTCTGGAAATCGAAAAAGAAGCGGAGCTCAAGGAAGAACTATTCAAGGATTTTGCCGTGAAGAGCGAACGCATCCACACCATGACCCAATTGTTGAAAGCCTACACCCTCTTTGAAAAAGACGTGGAGTATGTGGTGATGAACAACAAGGTAATGATCGTGGATGAACAAACCGGTCGTATCATGGACGGGCGTCGATACTCCGATGGTCTCCACCAAGCCATTGAGGCCAAGGAGAACGTAAAAATCGAGGCGATGACCCAGACCTTTGCCACCATCACCCTTCAGAACTATTTTAGAATGTACAACAAGCTGTCCGGTATGACGGGTACAGCGGTGACAGAAGCAGGTGAATTTTGGGAAATCTACGAGTTGGACGTAATGGAAATCCCAACCAACCGACCCATCGCCCGTGACGACAGACACGATTTGATCTACAAGACCAAACGTGAAAAATACAATGCCATCATTGACGAGGTTACCAAACTATCGCAGGCCGGTAGGCCCGTGTTGATTGGTACTACTTCTGTTGAAATTTCAGAGTTGCTGTCCAAATTGTTGAGCGTACGCAAAGTGCCGCACAACGTATTGAACGCAAAGCTCCACAAAAAAGAGGCGGATATCGTTGCCGAAGCTGGTAAGGCTGGAGTGGTGACCATCGCCACCAACATGGCCGGTAGGGGTACCGATATTAAACTGTCCCCAGAGGTGAAAGAAGCCGGTGGTTTGGCCATTATTGGTACGGAACGCCACGATTCCAGACGTGTGGACAGGCAGCTGAGGGGTCGTTCCGGACGTCAAGGAGACCCCGGTAGTTCCCAATTCTATGTTTCGCTGGAAGATAATTTGATGCGTTTGTTCGGATCGGATCGTGTGGCCAAAATGATGGACCGCATGGGCTTGGAAGAAGGTGAAGTAATCCAACATTCCATGATGACCAAATCCATAGAGCGTGCCCAGAAAAAAGTAGAGGAAAACAACTTTGGTATCCGTAAGCGTTTGTTGGAATATGATGATGTGATGAACGCGCAGCGTGAGGTCATTTACAAACGAAGACGCCATGCTTTGGAAGGGGAACGCCTCAAAGTGGACATCGCTAACATGATCTACGATACCTGTGAGGCCATAGCCGAGACCAACAAAATGGCAGATGACTTCAAGAACTTCGAGTTTGAGCTCATCAAATACTTCTCCATTACATCACCGATAAGTGAGGAAGAGTTCAAAAGAATGAGTTTCCAGCAGATTGCCATGAAAATCAATGACGAGGCCTATGCTTTCTACAAGCAAAAGATGGAGCGTAGCGCCAGTGTGGCATTCCAGGTCATTAAAAAGGTATACGAGGACGAATCCAATAAATTCGAACGCATTGTGGTGCCTTTCACCGATGGTATCAAATCGCTGAATGTGGTGACCAATTTGGAAAAGGCGTACAATACCAATGGTAAGCAGTTGATTACCGATTTCGAGAAAAACATCACACTGGCAATCATCGATGATTCTTGGAAAACACACTTGCGCAAAATGGATGAGTTGAAACAATCCGTGCAATTGGCCGTCCATGAGCAAAAAGATCCTTTGTTGATTTATAAGTTTGAGGCTTTTGAACTTTTCAAGGAGATGATGGACAAGGTGAACCGTGAGGTCATCTCTTTCCTTTTCAAAGGGGAACTGCCTTCCGAGAACACCAATCAAATCCAAGAAGCACGTGCGGCACGCCGTCCAAAGGAAAATCTTCAGACCACGAAGGAAGAAATTCCCAATAGCGACGAATTAGCGGCCCAGAATAGAGCTGCTGGTCAAACCCAAGGACAACGTCCACAGGTTACGGAAACCATTGTTCGGGAAAAACCGAAAATTGGTAGAAACGAGAGGGTAACCATTAAAAATGTAATGTCGGGCGAAAGCAAGACCGTGAAATATAAACAGGCCGAACCCCTAATAGATAAAGGGGAGTGGGTACTGGTAAACGACTAG
- a CDS encoding sensor histidine kinase — protein sequence MKVPRKDTYRLQDKIDLILKVNYNSSFFAAIFGLVCYFFLHIEGVIPYTFLAYAFINIVNTLLYKQHQKLVLTYNLTSILSMLGAVVITMYSGGIKSPFIFVLAIIVFAGYVTTKVFGQLYLILNLAVLTLLFLYEIGDFKISQNTVPEASQTWFAYLSAVFAVYLLGGVFGKNLLRAHHKLYKSRNEIQLRIDEKETLLKEVHHRVKNNLQTVSSLLSLQSRSIDDSKISNIIKSSQNRVVSMAMVHEMLYKRDDYLSKIELEPYVKELCDYLVRSVEGSGRDVKVNLDIKNYKLSIDTVIPLGLIINETITNALKYGIAEVPNGEIHVSVEKINENRYKMYLGDNGIGYSEEINPKTSNSLGLKLIYNLARQLRGSITRDYSKKGTHYTIEFEEVIEQFNSVDN from the coding sequence ATGAAAGTTCCTAGAAAGGATACATATCGATTACAAGATAAGATTGATTTGATACTCAAGGTAAACTACAATTCATCATTCTTTGCTGCCATTTTCGGATTGGTGTGCTATTTCTTTTTGCATATTGAAGGGGTGATTCCCTACACTTTCTTGGCCTATGCCTTTATCAATATAGTGAACACACTTTTGTACAAGCAACATCAAAAATTGGTGCTTACCTATAATTTAACCTCTATCCTATCCATGTTAGGGGCCGTGGTGATTACCATGTACAGTGGAGGTATCAAAAGTCCGTTCATTTTTGTTTTGGCCATTATTGTTTTTGCCGGATATGTCACCACCAAAGTTTTTGGCCAATTGTACCTCATCTTAAACCTTGCGGTACTCACCTTATTGTTCCTTTATGAAATCGGGGACTTTAAAATATCGCAGAACACCGTACCAGAAGCATCCCAAACCTGGTTTGCCTATTTGAGTGCAGTATTTGCCGTGTACCTTTTGGGAGGCGTTTTTGGGAAGAACTTGTTAAGGGCCCATCATAAATTGTACAAATCCCGCAACGAGATCCAACTTCGTATCGATGAAAAGGAAACCCTGTTAAAGGAAGTACACCATAGGGTCAAAAACAACCTACAGACCGTTTCCAGTCTGCTGAGCCTTCAATCGCGTTCCATTGACGACAGTAAGATCAGTAATATCATAAAAAGTAGCCAAAACCGGGTGGTATCCATGGCCATGGTTCACGAAATGCTCTACAAGCGGGACGACTACCTTTCCAAAATTGAACTGGAACCTTATGTGAAGGAATTGTGCGATTATTTGGTACGATCCGTAGAAGGAAGCGGTAGGGACGTTAAAGTGAACTTGGACATCAAAAACTACAAGTTGAGCATCGATACAGTGATTCCATTGGGGCTCATCATCAACGAAACCATTACCAACGCTTTAAAATACGGTATTGCCGAAGTACCGAACGGGGAAATCCATGTTTCCGTTGAAAAAATCAATGAAAACCGCTACAAAATGTACTTGGGCGACAATGGTATCGGGTATTCCGAAGAAATTAACCCTAAAACGTCCAATTCTTTAGGTTTAAAACTTATTTATAACCTCGCTAGGCAGTTGAGGGGCTCCATTACCCGTGACTACTCCAAAAAGGGGACCCACTACACCATCGAATTTGAGGAGGTAATCGAACAATTTAATTCTGTGGATAATTAA